A section of the Apodemus sylvaticus chromosome 10, mApoSyl1.1, whole genome shotgun sequence genome encodes:
- the Neurl4 gene encoding neuralized-like protein 4 isoform X3 translates to MAAGSGGSGGSGAGPGPGPGPGGGGGPGSSGPGLGSSGGLGSGGELHPRTGRLVSLSACGRTARRQQPGQEFNHGLVLSREPLRDGRVFTVRIDRKVNSWSGSIEIGVTALDPSVLDFPSSATGLKGGSWVVSGCSVLRDGRSVLEEYGQDLDQLVEGDRVGVERTATGELRLWVNGRDCGVAATGLPARVWAVVDLYGKCTQITVLAPEPGCSPPAPVPTPPLEPLAPPEHSALSEQGTSVDEAFMVSPAQARPETFPNSLDSHNDFASMELSEAVSSAILSAYNGGLLNVNLSSPPAGDGLASSGLATSPILTSNDALLFHEKCGTLIKLSNNNKTAERRRPLDEFNNGVVMTNRPLRDNEMFEIRIDKLVDKWSGSIEIGVTTHNPNSLEYPATMTNLQSGTIMMSGCGILTNGKGTRREYCEFSLDELQEGDHIGLTRKSNSALHFFINGIDQGVATPLTPPVVYGVVDLYGMAVKVTIVHNNNHSDRLRRNNAILRALSPEGALRRAAPAAQAEPERLLFHPNCGQKAAITHEGRTALRPHATDDFNHGVVLSSRALRDGEVFQVRIDKMVDKWAGSIEIGVTTHNPAYLQLPSTMTNLRSGTWMMTGNGVMHNGTTILDEYGHNLDRLKAGDTVGVVRREDGTLHFFVNGMTQGPAAWNVPPGVYAVVDLYGQAAQATIVDDVVSEPLPEGNNQLSPSSPSSAAGGSDLRFHQLHGSNAVITNGGRTALRHNCRSEFNDAIVISNRALRDGELFEIVIQKMVDRWSGSIEAGVTAIRPEDLEFPNTMTDIDYDTWMLSGTAIMQDGNTMRNNYGCDLDALGTGARIGMMRTAKGDLHYFINGQDQGAACSGLPPGKDVYAVVDLYGQCVQVSITNATGPMDNSLATSNTATEKSFPLHSPVAGVAHRFHSTCGKNVTLEEDGTRAVRVAGYAHGLVFSTKELKAEEVFEVKVEELDEKWAGSLRLGLTTLAPEDMGPGAGSGPGLPPSLPELRTKTTWMVSSCEVRRDGHLQRMNYGRNLERLGVGSRVGIRRCADDTMHILVDGEDMGPAATGIAKNVWAVLDLYGPVRSVAIVSSTRLEEPEGTQPPSPSSDTGSEGEEDDEGEEHGLRVQNEVGIMPIALEFLENHGKNILLSNGNRTATRVASYNQGIVVISQPLVPHMLVQVRIDFLNRQWTSSLVLGVITCPPERLNFPASACALKRAAWLLRGRGVFHNGLKICEKFGPNLDTCPEGTILGLRLDSSGGLHLHINGVDQGVAVPDVPQPCHALVDLYGQCEQVTIVSPDPGTTSGKIAGTQGDMEKADMVDGIKESVCWGPPPAASPLKSCEYHALCSRFQELLLLPEDYFMPPPKRSLCYCESCRKLRGDEAHRRRGEPPREYALPFGWCRFNLRVNPHLEAGTLTKKWHMAYHGSSVAVVRRVLDRGELGAGTTSILSCRPLKGEPGVGFEEPGENCAPPREEQPPPVLLSPSLQYAGAETLASKVQSPFVSACLSDSGTQNPSGHTRLRWPFRCVCALAPTLLALPLRPSENFLTSTSAHRNLSGSLRRREPHSSMPCWYGWNKG, encoded by the exons ATGGCGGCGGGGTCGGGTGGGAGTGGGGGCTCTGGGGCAGGCCCCGGGCCGGGGCCGGGGCCAGGCGGGGGTGGGGGCCCTGGCAGCAGCGGACCAGGACTGGGGTCCAGCGGGGGTCTCGGCAGTGGTGGGGAGCTGCACCCGCGCACTGGGCGCTTGGTAAGCCTGTCGGCCTGTGGGCGCACAGCGCGGCGGCAGCAGCCGGGCCAAGAGTTTAACCACGGGCTGGTGCTGAGCCGAGAACCCTTGCGCGATGGACGCGTCTTCACCGTCCGCATCGACCGCAAG GTCAACTCCTGGAGTGGCTCCATTGAGATTGGAGTGACGGCTCTGGACCCCAGTGTGCTGGACTTCCCGAGCAGTGCCACTGGGCTGAAGGGAGGCTCCTGGGTAGTATCAGGCTGCTCAGTGCTGCGGGACGGGCGCTCGGTGCTGGAGGAATATGGCCAGGACCTGGACCAGCTTGTCGAAGGGGACCGTGTGGGTGTGGAACGCACAGCCACTGGGGAGCTCCGGCTCTGGGTGAACGGGCGGGATTGTGGTGTGGCGGCCACAGGCCTGCCTGCTCGTGTCTGGGCTGTTGTGGACCTTTACGGCAAGTGCACCCAGATCACTGTGCTGGCCCCCGAGCCCGGCTGCAGCCCTCCTGCTCCTGTCCCCACACCTCCCCTTGAACCCTTGGCCCCTCCAGAACATTCTGCCCTGTCGGAACAGGGGACCTCTGTGGATGAAG CCTTCATGGTGTCCCCAGCGCAGGCACGGCCGGAGACGTTTCCTAACAGCCTTGATTCACATAATG ACTTTGCCAGCATGGAGCTGTCAGAGGCGGTGAGCAGTGCCATCCTGTCTGCCTACAATGGGGGCCTCCTTAATGTGAACCTGAGCTCCCCACCAGCAGGGGATGGACTGGCATCCAGCGGACTGGCCACCTCTCCCATCCTCACGTCCAACGACGCCCTGCTCTTTCATGAGAAGTGTGGAACCCTTATCAAACTCAGCAACAATAATAAGACGGCTGAGCGCCGGAGGCCCCTGGATGAATTCAACAATGGGGTTGTCATGACCAACCGCCCGCTCCGGGATAATGAAATGTTTGAG atccgTATTGACAAGCTCGTTGACAAGTGGTCTGGTTCCATCGAGATTGGTGTCACCACCCACAATCCTAATAGCCTGGAGTACCCAGCCACCATGACCAACCTGCAGTCAG GCACCATCATGATGAGTGGTTGTGGGATCCTGACCAACGGCAAGGGTACTCGCCGGGAGTACTGTGAGTTCAGTCTGGACGAACTGCAG GAGGGTGACCATATTGGCCTCACGAGGAAGTCCAACTCTGCCCTGCACTTCTTCATTAATGGCATTGATCAGG GCGTAGCCACTCCATTGACACCACCAGTTGTGTATGGTGTAGTCGACTTATATGGGATGGCGGTGAAAGTGACCATAGTCCATAATAACAACCACAGTGACCGTCTTCGCCGCAACAATGCCATCCTGAGGGCTCTGTCCCCTGAGGGTGCTCTTCGTCGTGCTGCCCCTGCAGCCCAGGCGGAACCTGAACGCCTGCTCTTCCATCCCAACTGTGGCCAGAAGGCGGCTATCACCCACGAGGGACGCACCGCCCTGAGACCCCA TGCCACTGATGACTTCAATCATGGCGTGGTTCTGAGCAGCAGAGCCCTCCGGGATGGAGAGGTGTTCCAGGTGCGCATTGACAAGATGGTGGACAAATGGGCCGGCTCCATTGAGATTGGCGTCACTACCCACAACCCTGCCTACCTCCAGCTGCCCTCTACTATGACCAATTTACGCTCTG GGACCTGGATGATGACTGGGAATGGGGTCATGCACAATGGGACAACCATTCTAGATGAATATGGACACAACCTGGACCGCCTCAAG GCAGGGGACACAGTGGGCGTGGTGCGGCGGGAGGATGGAACGCTCCACTTCTTCGTCAATGGAATGACTCAGGGCCCTGCTGCCTGGAATGTCCCCCCGGGTGTCTATGCTGTTGTTGATCTCTACGGCCAGGCTGCCCAGGCTACTATTGTGGATGACGTGG TCTCAGAACCACTCCCTGAAGGAAACAACCAGCTGTCTCCCAGCTCTCCATCCTCAGCAGCCGGGGGCTCCGACCTGCGCTTCCACCAGCTGCACGGCAGTAACGCGGTCATCACTAATGGTGGCCGCACCGCTCTCCGCCATAACTGTCGCAGCGAGTTCAATGATGCCATTGTCATTTCCAACCG AGCCCTGCGCGATGGAGAGCTGTTTGAAATTGTCATTCAGAAGATGGTAGACCGATGGTCAGGCTCCATCGAAGCTG GAGTTACTGCTATTCGGCCGGAAGACCTAGAATTTCCCAACACCATGACAGACATTGACTATGATACGTGGATGCTGAG TGGTACAGCTATCATGCAAGATGGCAATACGATGCGTAACAACTATGGGTGTGACCTGGATGCGCTGGGCACAGGTGCGCGCATTGGCATGATGCGAACCGCCAAGGGTGATCTGCACTACTTCATTAACGGACAGGACCAAGGCGCTGCCTGCTCAGGCTTGCCTCCGGGTAAAG ACGTGTATGCAGTAGTGGATCTCTATGGCCAGTGTGTCCAAGTGTCTATCACCAATGCTACCGGCCCCATGGACAACAGCCTGGCAACCAGCAACACTGCCACTGAGAAGTCCTTCCCCTTGCATTCCCCAG TGGCGGGTGTAGCTCATCGATTCCATAGCACTTGTGGCAAGAATGTCACTCTGGAGGAGGATGGCACACGGGCCGTCCGTGTGGCTGGCTATGCACACGGCCTCGTTTTCAGCACCAAGGAGCTCAAGGCTGAAGAAGTTTTTGAG GTGAAAGTGGAAGAGCTAGACGAGAAGTGGGCAGGCTCCCTCCGGCTGGGGCTGACTACACTTGCGCCGGAGGACATGGGGCCTGGAGCAGGCAGTGGTCCGGGGCTGCCTCCTTCCTTGCCTGAACTCCGGACAAAGACCACCTGGATGGTGTCCAGCTGTGAAGTGAGGCGTGATGGGCACCTCCAAAGGATGAACTATGGCCGGAACCTCGAGAGACTAGGG GTGGGAAGCCGTGTGGGCATTCGTCGGTGTGCAGATGACACAATGCACATCTTAGTTGATGGAGAAGATATGGGGCCTGCTGCTACCGGCATTGCCAAG AACGTGTGGGCTGTGTTGGATCTATACGGGCCAGTACGCAGTGTGGCCATTGTCAGCTCCACAAGACTGGAGGAACCAGAAGGCACCCAGCCACCTTCTCCCAGCTCAGACACTGGTAGTGAGGGCGAGGAAGATGATGAGGGCGAGGAGCATGGACTGAGA GTTCAGAATGAAGTGGGGATTATGCCCATAGCCCTTGAATTCCTGGAGAACCATGGGAAGAATATCCTCTTATCCAACGGGAACCGCACAGCCACTCGGGTGGCCAGCTACAACCAGGGCATCGTCGTCATCAGTCAGCCCCTGGTGCCCCATATGCTTGTTCAG GTGCGAATAGACTTCCTGAACCGACAGTGGACATCTTCTCTTGTTCTGGGAGTTATCACCTGCCCACCTGAGAGGCTTAACTTCCCTGCCTCTGCTTGTGCCCTTAAACGGGCAGCCTGGCTCCTGCGGGGCCGTGGTGTCTTCCACAATGGTCTGAAG ATCTGTGAGAAGTTTGGGCCAAACCTTGACACCTGCCCTGAAGGCACCATTCTGGGACTGCGACTAGATTCCTCTGGAGGGCTCCATCTCCACATCAATGGGGTGGATCAAGGGGTAGCTGTTCCAGATGTGCCCCAGCCGTGCCACGCACTTGTGGACCTCTATGGACAGTGTGAGCAG GTGACAATTGTGAGCCCTGACCCAGGGACTACCAGTGGGAAGATTGCTGGAACCCAAGGGGACATGGAAAAAGCTGATATGGTAGACG GTATCAAGGAGAGTGTGTGCTGGGGTCCACCGCCTGCTGCTAGCCCTTTAAAGAGCTGCGAGTACCACGCCCTTTGCTCCCGCTTCCAAGAACTGCTGTTGCTTCCTG AAGATTATTTCATGCCTCCACCGAAACGTAGCTTATGCTACTGTGAATCTTGCCGAAAGTTGCGAGGAGATGAGGCCCATAGGCGTCGAGGAGAGCCTCCCCGGGAATATGCCCTGCCTTTTGGATGGTGCAGGTTCAATCTTAG GGTGAATCCCCATCTGGAAGCTGGTACACTAACAAAGAAGTGGCACATGGCATATCATGGAAGCAGTGTAGCTGTTGTACGGAGGGTGCTGGACCGAGGGGAGCTGGGCGCAG GTACTACCTCCATCCTGAGCTGCCGACCCTTGAAGGGAGAGCCTGGGGTGGGATTTGAAGAGCCTGGTGAGAACTGTGCACCTCCCCGGGAGGAGCAGCCCCCTCCAGTgctgctctctccttcccttcagtACGCTGGGGCAGAGACCCTGGCCTCCAAAGTGCA AAGCCCTTTTGTTTCTGCTTGCCTATCAGATTCCGGGACCCAAAATCCCAGCGGACACACCAGGCTCAGGTGGCCTTTCAGGTGTGTGTGCGCCCTGGCTCCTACACTCCTGGCCCTCCCTCTGCGGCCCTCAGAGAACTTCCTGACCAGCACTTCAGCCCATCGGAACTTGAGTGGGTCACTAAGGAGAAGGGAGCCACACTCCTCTATGCCCTGCTGGTACGGGTGGAATAAGGGGTGA
- the Neurl4 gene encoding neuralized-like protein 4 isoform X1 — MAAGSGGSGGSGAGPGPGPGPGGGGGPGSSGPGLGSSGGLGSGGELHPRTGRLVSLSACGRTARRQQPGQEFNHGLVLSREPLRDGRVFTVRIDRKVNSWSGSIEIGVTALDPSVLDFPSSATGLKGGSWVVSGCSVLRDGRSVLEEYGQDLDQLVEGDRVGVERTATGELRLWVNGRDCGVAATGLPARVWAVVDLYGKCTQITVLAPEPGCSPPAPVPTPPLEPLAPPEHSALSEQGTSVDEAFMVSPAQARPETFPNSLDSHNDFASMELSEAVSSAILSAYNGGLLNVNLSSPPAGDGLASSGLATSPILTSNDALLFHEKCGTLIKLSNNNKTAERRRPLDEFNNGVVMTNRPLRDNEMFEIRIDKLVDKWSGSIEIGVTTHNPNSLEYPATMTNLQSGTIMMSGCGILTNGKGTRREYCEFSLDELQEGDHIGLTRKSNSALHFFINGIDQGVATPLTPPVVYGVVDLYGMAVKVTIVHNNNHSDRLRRNNAILRALSPEGALRRAAPAAQAEPERLLFHPNCGQKAAITHEGRTALRPHATDDFNHGVVLSSRALRDGEVFQVRIDKMVDKWAGSIEIGVTTHNPAYLQLPSTMTNLRSGTWMMTGNGVMHNGTTILDEYGHNLDRLKAGDTVGVVRREDGTLHFFVNGMTQGPAAWNVPPGVYAVVDLYGQAAQATIVDDVEVPPVSEPLPEGNNQLSPSSPSSAAGGSDLRFHQLHGSNAVITNGGRTALRHNCRSEFNDAIVISNRALRDGELFEIVIQKMVDRWSGSIEAGVTAIRPEDLEFPNTMTDIDYDTWMLSGTAIMQDGNTMRNNYGCDLDALGTGARIGMMRTAKGDLHYFINGQDQGAACSGLPPGKDVYAVVDLYGQCVQVSITNATGPMDNSLATSNTATEKSFPLHSPVAGVAHRFHSTCGKNVTLEEDGTRAVRVAGYAHGLVFSTKELKAEEVFEVKVEELDEKWAGSLRLGLTTLAPEDMGPGAGSGPGLPPSLPELRTKTTWMVSSCEVRRDGHLQRMNYGRNLERLGVGSRVGIRRCADDTMHILVDGEDMGPAATGIAKNVWAVLDLYGPVRSVAIVSSTRLEEPEGTQPPSPSSDTGSEGEEDDEGEEHGLRVQNEVGIMPIALEFLENHGKNILLSNGNRTATRVASYNQGIVVISQPLVPHMLVQVRIDFLNRQWTSSLVLGVITCPPERLNFPASACALKRAAWLLRGRGVFHNGLKICEKFGPNLDTCPEGTILGLRLDSSGGLHLHINGVDQGVAVPDVPQPCHALVDLYGQCEQVTIVSPDPGTTSGKIAGTQGDMEKADMVDGIKESVCWGPPPAASPLKSCEYHALCSRFQELLLLPEDYFMPPPKRSLCYCESCRKLRGDEAHRRRGEPPREYALPFGWCRFNLRVNPHLEAGTLTKKWHMAYHGSSVAVVRRVLDRGELGAGTTSILSCRPLKGEPGVGFEEPGENCAPPREEQPPPVLLSPSLQYAGAETLASKVQSPFVSACLSDSGTQNPSGHTRLRWPFRCVCALAPTLLALPLRPSENFLTSTSAHRNLSGSLRRREPHSSMPCWYGWNKG, encoded by the exons ATGGCGGCGGGGTCGGGTGGGAGTGGGGGCTCTGGGGCAGGCCCCGGGCCGGGGCCGGGGCCAGGCGGGGGTGGGGGCCCTGGCAGCAGCGGACCAGGACTGGGGTCCAGCGGGGGTCTCGGCAGTGGTGGGGAGCTGCACCCGCGCACTGGGCGCTTGGTAAGCCTGTCGGCCTGTGGGCGCACAGCGCGGCGGCAGCAGCCGGGCCAAGAGTTTAACCACGGGCTGGTGCTGAGCCGAGAACCCTTGCGCGATGGACGCGTCTTCACCGTCCGCATCGACCGCAAG GTCAACTCCTGGAGTGGCTCCATTGAGATTGGAGTGACGGCTCTGGACCCCAGTGTGCTGGACTTCCCGAGCAGTGCCACTGGGCTGAAGGGAGGCTCCTGGGTAGTATCAGGCTGCTCAGTGCTGCGGGACGGGCGCTCGGTGCTGGAGGAATATGGCCAGGACCTGGACCAGCTTGTCGAAGGGGACCGTGTGGGTGTGGAACGCACAGCCACTGGGGAGCTCCGGCTCTGGGTGAACGGGCGGGATTGTGGTGTGGCGGCCACAGGCCTGCCTGCTCGTGTCTGGGCTGTTGTGGACCTTTACGGCAAGTGCACCCAGATCACTGTGCTGGCCCCCGAGCCCGGCTGCAGCCCTCCTGCTCCTGTCCCCACACCTCCCCTTGAACCCTTGGCCCCTCCAGAACATTCTGCCCTGTCGGAACAGGGGACCTCTGTGGATGAAG CCTTCATGGTGTCCCCAGCGCAGGCACGGCCGGAGACGTTTCCTAACAGCCTTGATTCACATAATG ACTTTGCCAGCATGGAGCTGTCAGAGGCGGTGAGCAGTGCCATCCTGTCTGCCTACAATGGGGGCCTCCTTAATGTGAACCTGAGCTCCCCACCAGCAGGGGATGGACTGGCATCCAGCGGACTGGCCACCTCTCCCATCCTCACGTCCAACGACGCCCTGCTCTTTCATGAGAAGTGTGGAACCCTTATCAAACTCAGCAACAATAATAAGACGGCTGAGCGCCGGAGGCCCCTGGATGAATTCAACAATGGGGTTGTCATGACCAACCGCCCGCTCCGGGATAATGAAATGTTTGAG atccgTATTGACAAGCTCGTTGACAAGTGGTCTGGTTCCATCGAGATTGGTGTCACCACCCACAATCCTAATAGCCTGGAGTACCCAGCCACCATGACCAACCTGCAGTCAG GCACCATCATGATGAGTGGTTGTGGGATCCTGACCAACGGCAAGGGTACTCGCCGGGAGTACTGTGAGTTCAGTCTGGACGAACTGCAG GAGGGTGACCATATTGGCCTCACGAGGAAGTCCAACTCTGCCCTGCACTTCTTCATTAATGGCATTGATCAGG GCGTAGCCACTCCATTGACACCACCAGTTGTGTATGGTGTAGTCGACTTATATGGGATGGCGGTGAAAGTGACCATAGTCCATAATAACAACCACAGTGACCGTCTTCGCCGCAACAATGCCATCCTGAGGGCTCTGTCCCCTGAGGGTGCTCTTCGTCGTGCTGCCCCTGCAGCCCAGGCGGAACCTGAACGCCTGCTCTTCCATCCCAACTGTGGCCAGAAGGCGGCTATCACCCACGAGGGACGCACCGCCCTGAGACCCCA TGCCACTGATGACTTCAATCATGGCGTGGTTCTGAGCAGCAGAGCCCTCCGGGATGGAGAGGTGTTCCAGGTGCGCATTGACAAGATGGTGGACAAATGGGCCGGCTCCATTGAGATTGGCGTCACTACCCACAACCCTGCCTACCTCCAGCTGCCCTCTACTATGACCAATTTACGCTCTG GGACCTGGATGATGACTGGGAATGGGGTCATGCACAATGGGACAACCATTCTAGATGAATATGGACACAACCTGGACCGCCTCAAG GCAGGGGACACAGTGGGCGTGGTGCGGCGGGAGGATGGAACGCTCCACTTCTTCGTCAATGGAATGACTCAGGGCCCTGCTGCCTGGAATGTCCCCCCGGGTGTCTATGCTGTTGTTGATCTCTACGGCCAGGCTGCCCAGGCTACTATTGTGGATGACGTGG AGGTGCCTCCAGTCTCAGAACCACTCCCTGAAGGAAACAACCAGCTGTCTCCCAGCTCTCCATCCTCAGCAGCCGGGGGCTCCGACCTGCGCTTCCACCAGCTGCACGGCAGTAACGCGGTCATCACTAATGGTGGCCGCACCGCTCTCCGCCATAACTGTCGCAGCGAGTTCAATGATGCCATTGTCATTTCCAACCG AGCCCTGCGCGATGGAGAGCTGTTTGAAATTGTCATTCAGAAGATGGTAGACCGATGGTCAGGCTCCATCGAAGCTG GAGTTACTGCTATTCGGCCGGAAGACCTAGAATTTCCCAACACCATGACAGACATTGACTATGATACGTGGATGCTGAG TGGTACAGCTATCATGCAAGATGGCAATACGATGCGTAACAACTATGGGTGTGACCTGGATGCGCTGGGCACAGGTGCGCGCATTGGCATGATGCGAACCGCCAAGGGTGATCTGCACTACTTCATTAACGGACAGGACCAAGGCGCTGCCTGCTCAGGCTTGCCTCCGGGTAAAG ACGTGTATGCAGTAGTGGATCTCTATGGCCAGTGTGTCCAAGTGTCTATCACCAATGCTACCGGCCCCATGGACAACAGCCTGGCAACCAGCAACACTGCCACTGAGAAGTCCTTCCCCTTGCATTCCCCAG TGGCGGGTGTAGCTCATCGATTCCATAGCACTTGTGGCAAGAATGTCACTCTGGAGGAGGATGGCACACGGGCCGTCCGTGTGGCTGGCTATGCACACGGCCTCGTTTTCAGCACCAAGGAGCTCAAGGCTGAAGAAGTTTTTGAG GTGAAAGTGGAAGAGCTAGACGAGAAGTGGGCAGGCTCCCTCCGGCTGGGGCTGACTACACTTGCGCCGGAGGACATGGGGCCTGGAGCAGGCAGTGGTCCGGGGCTGCCTCCTTCCTTGCCTGAACTCCGGACAAAGACCACCTGGATGGTGTCCAGCTGTGAAGTGAGGCGTGATGGGCACCTCCAAAGGATGAACTATGGCCGGAACCTCGAGAGACTAGGG GTGGGAAGCCGTGTGGGCATTCGTCGGTGTGCAGATGACACAATGCACATCTTAGTTGATGGAGAAGATATGGGGCCTGCTGCTACCGGCATTGCCAAG AACGTGTGGGCTGTGTTGGATCTATACGGGCCAGTACGCAGTGTGGCCATTGTCAGCTCCACAAGACTGGAGGAACCAGAAGGCACCCAGCCACCTTCTCCCAGCTCAGACACTGGTAGTGAGGGCGAGGAAGATGATGAGGGCGAGGAGCATGGACTGAGA GTTCAGAATGAAGTGGGGATTATGCCCATAGCCCTTGAATTCCTGGAGAACCATGGGAAGAATATCCTCTTATCCAACGGGAACCGCACAGCCACTCGGGTGGCCAGCTACAACCAGGGCATCGTCGTCATCAGTCAGCCCCTGGTGCCCCATATGCTTGTTCAG GTGCGAATAGACTTCCTGAACCGACAGTGGACATCTTCTCTTGTTCTGGGAGTTATCACCTGCCCACCTGAGAGGCTTAACTTCCCTGCCTCTGCTTGTGCCCTTAAACGGGCAGCCTGGCTCCTGCGGGGCCGTGGTGTCTTCCACAATGGTCTGAAG ATCTGTGAGAAGTTTGGGCCAAACCTTGACACCTGCCCTGAAGGCACCATTCTGGGACTGCGACTAGATTCCTCTGGAGGGCTCCATCTCCACATCAATGGGGTGGATCAAGGGGTAGCTGTTCCAGATGTGCCCCAGCCGTGCCACGCACTTGTGGACCTCTATGGACAGTGTGAGCAG GTGACAATTGTGAGCCCTGACCCAGGGACTACCAGTGGGAAGATTGCTGGAACCCAAGGGGACATGGAAAAAGCTGATATGGTAGACG GTATCAAGGAGAGTGTGTGCTGGGGTCCACCGCCTGCTGCTAGCCCTTTAAAGAGCTGCGAGTACCACGCCCTTTGCTCCCGCTTCCAAGAACTGCTGTTGCTTCCTG AAGATTATTTCATGCCTCCACCGAAACGTAGCTTATGCTACTGTGAATCTTGCCGAAAGTTGCGAGGAGATGAGGCCCATAGGCGTCGAGGAGAGCCTCCCCGGGAATATGCCCTGCCTTTTGGATGGTGCAGGTTCAATCTTAG GGTGAATCCCCATCTGGAAGCTGGTACACTAACAAAGAAGTGGCACATGGCATATCATGGAAGCAGTGTAGCTGTTGTACGGAGGGTGCTGGACCGAGGGGAGCTGGGCGCAG GTACTACCTCCATCCTGAGCTGCCGACCCTTGAAGGGAGAGCCTGGGGTGGGATTTGAAGAGCCTGGTGAGAACTGTGCACCTCCCCGGGAGGAGCAGCCCCCTCCAGTgctgctctctccttcccttcagtACGCTGGGGCAGAGACCCTGGCCTCCAAAGTGCA AAGCCCTTTTGTTTCTGCTTGCCTATCAGATTCCGGGACCCAAAATCCCAGCGGACACACCAGGCTCAGGTGGCCTTTCAGGTGTGTGTGCGCCCTGGCTCCTACACTCCTGGCCCTCCCTCTGCGGCCCTCAGAGAACTTCCTGACCAGCACTTCAGCCCATCGGAACTTGAGTGGGTCACTAAGGAGAAGGGAGCCACACTCCTCTATGCCCTGCTGGTACGGGTGGAATAAGGGGTGA